A region from the Salvia splendens isolate huo1 chromosome 15, SspV2, whole genome shotgun sequence genome encodes:
- the LOC121767437 gene encoding probable methyltransferase PMT17 — translation MGKEYNGSPKPHQLNMRRKRITYILGVSCLCVIFYALGAWQGRSVPPSGTQFSSRVGCDDTPASKGDSDSPSSSDSPLVSDTLDFESHHQLVINTSEQAETFPPCDIKYSEYTPCNDRQRGRQFDRDMLKYRERHCPTKDELLRCLIPAPDRYKAPFKWPQSRDYAWIGNIPHKELSIEKANQNWIQVEGDRFRFPGGGTMFPRGADAYIDDIAALIPLKDGSIRTALDTGCGVASWGAYLLKRDIIAMSFAPRDTHEAQVWFALERGVPAMINVLGSQRLPYPARAFDMAHCSRCLIPWSKYDGMYLMEVDRVLRPGGYWILSGPPINWKKYWRGWERTQEDLKQEQDSIEDVAAQLCWKKVVEKGDLAIWQKPLNHNNCVDRNICSSGSADAGWYKDMETCVTPLPETRDAEEVAGGAVKKWPERAFSVPPRISSGSVPGVTAKTFEEDNKMWKDRVDYYKRLVGKLSQGMYRNVMDMNAHLGGFAAAVVKYPVWVMNVVPMGTELPDTLGVIKERGFIGTYQDWCEAFSTYPRTYDLIHAGGVFSAYQDKCDIRYILLEMDRILRPEGTVIFRDVVEVLVKVKSIADGMRWQSKIVDHETGPFYTEKILVATKNYWTADSNQKAL, via the exons ATGGGGAAGGAGTATAACGGATCCCCAAAGCCTCATCAGCTGAACATGAGGCGAAAACGCATCACTTACATCTTAGGCGTCAGTTGTCTCTGTGTCATCTTCTACGCTTTAGGCGCTTGGCAAGGCCGCAGCGTCCCCCCGTCCGGCACCCAGTTCTCGTCCCGTGTCGGCTGCGACGACACCCCGGCCTCCAAGGGGGACTCCGACTCCCCCTCCTCGTCTGACTCCCCCTTGGTCTCCGACACCCTCGACTTCGAGAGCCACCACCAGCTGGTCATTAACACGTCCGAGCAGGCCGAGACGTTCCCCCCCTGCGACATCAAGTACAGCGAGTACACCCCGTGCAACGACCGCCAGAGGGGGAGGCAGTTTGATCGCGACATGCTCAAGTACCGGGAGAGGCATTGCCCCACCAAGGACGAGCTTCTTCGTTGCCTCATCCCTGCTCCGGACCGTTACAAGGCGCCTTTCAAGTGGCCGCAGAGCAGGGACTACGCGTGGATTGGCAACATCCCTCACAAGGAGCTCAGCATTGAGAAGGCTAACCAGAATTGGATCCAAGTCGAGGGTGATCGCTTCAGATTCCCCGGTGGAGGGACTATGTTCCCGCGTGGCGCTGATGCTTACATTGACGACATTGCTGCCCTCATCCCCCTCAAGGACGGATCCATCAGAACCGCCCTTGATACAGGCTGTGGC GTTGCTAGTTGGGGGGCTTACCTGCTGAAGAGGGATATAATCGCAATGTCTTTTGCTCCGAGAGACACGCACGAAGCACAGGTGTGGTTTGCACTGGAACGAGGCGTCCCTGCAATGATCAATGTTCTTGGCTCACAGCGGCTCCCTTATCCAGCTAGGGCTTTCGACATGGCTCATTGCTCCCGTTGCTTGATCCCGTGGTCCAAATATG ATGGAATGTATCTAATGGAAGTGGATAGGGTGTTACGGCCCGGTGGCTACTGGATCCTCTCCGGTCCTCCCATTAACTGGAAGAAATACTGGAGAGGTTGGGAGAGAACTCAGGAAGATTTGAAGCAAGAGCAAGACTCGATAGAGGATGTAGCCGCACAGCTGTGTTGGAAGAAAGTAGTTGAGAAGGGCGATCTCGCTATCTGGCAGAAGCCTCTCAATCATAATAACTGCGTGGATCGCAACATTTGCAGCTCCGGCAGCGCTGATGCAGGCTG GTACAAGGACATGGAAACTTGCGTGACACCGCTTCCCGAGACGCGAGACGCAGAGGAAGTGGCCGGGGGTGCGGTGAAGAAGTGGCCAGAGCGCGCATTCTCGGTCCCACCAAGGATCAGCAGCGGATCAGTCCCGGGCGTGACTGCCAAGACGTTCGAGGAGGACAACAAGATGTGGAAGGACCGGGTGGATTACTACAAGCGCCTGGTGGGAAAGCTTTCGCAGGGGATGTACCGGAACGTGATGGACATGAATGCCCACCTGGGGGGGTTCGCGGCGGCCGTGGTGAAGTACCCGGTGTGGGTGATGAATGTTGTTCCCATGGGGACGGAGCTCCCTGACACGCTCGGGGTGATCAAGGAGCGGGGGTTCATCGGGACGTACCAGGACTGGTGCGAGGCGTTCTCGACGTATCCGAGGACGTACGACCTCATCCACGCGGGGGGCGTGTTCAGCGCTTATCAGGACAA gtgcgATATAAGGTACATATTGCTGGAGATGGATAGGATATTGAGGCCGGAGGGGACGGTGATATTCAGGGATGTGGTGGAGGTGTTGGTGAAGGTGAAGAGCATAGCTGACGGAATGAGATGGCAGAGCAAGATTGTCGATCATGAAACGGGGCCGTTTTATACCGAGAAGATTCTTGTTGCCACCAAGAATTATTGGACTGCTGATTCCAACCAAAAAGCTCTATGA